The following are encoded in a window of Cupriavidus oxalaticus genomic DNA:
- a CDS encoding branched-chain amino acid ABC transporter permease: MRHSRNILLALAVAALVAAPAVLSPSLVNATIQMLIAVLFAMAFNLLSGQGGMLSFGHAAYFGVGAFATVHAMNAVGGNGLLPTPLLPLAGGAAGLAIGLAAGWFATKRTGVYFAMITLALAELLHALAPHIKSWFGGEAGISTMRMPAWGLTFGDSHQVYYLTLAWVLLSLALLYLYTLTPVGRLTLGLRENANRLRFLGYDVHRLSVLVFAISTTFSGIAGGLQAINMEAANYVVFESSVSAAVVLNSYIGGVKVFLGPALGAALMTFFGYAVSDLTRSWLLYQGIVFVLVMLFMPAGISGLLTWWVAGSKTYGARRLLPIAVAFVAATLLLAGGTVFGVELLQRFFSQDYRALAALNGGAGWPPIPLFGREWAPLSPLTWLPPAVLVGAGALLARRASQRWQRLREDADTTDIAAGDAIEAGRNPA, encoded by the coding sequence ATGCGTCATTCCCGCAATATCCTGTTGGCGCTGGCCGTCGCCGCGCTGGTTGCGGCCCCGGCGGTGCTGTCGCCGTCGCTGGTCAACGCGACCATCCAGATGCTGATCGCGGTGCTGTTCGCGATGGCCTTCAACCTGCTCAGCGGCCAGGGCGGCATGCTCTCGTTCGGCCATGCGGCGTACTTCGGCGTGGGTGCCTTTGCCACGGTCCACGCGATGAACGCCGTGGGCGGCAATGGCCTGTTGCCCACGCCGCTGCTGCCGCTGGCGGGCGGCGCGGCGGGGCTGGCCATCGGCCTGGCCGCCGGCTGGTTCGCCACCAAGCGCACCGGCGTCTACTTCGCCATGATCACGCTGGCGCTGGCCGAGCTGCTGCATGCGCTGGCACCGCACATCAAGAGCTGGTTCGGCGGCGAGGCCGGCATCTCCACCATGCGCATGCCGGCCTGGGGCCTGACCTTCGGCGACAGCCACCAGGTCTACTACCTGACGCTGGCCTGGGTGCTGCTGTCGCTGGCGCTGCTTTACCTGTACACGCTGACACCGGTCGGCCGCCTGACGCTGGGCCTGCGCGAGAACGCCAACCGGCTGCGCTTCCTGGGCTACGACGTCCATCGGCTCAGCGTGCTGGTGTTCGCCATTTCCACGACGTTCTCCGGCATTGCCGGCGGCCTGCAGGCCATCAACATGGAGGCGGCCAACTATGTCGTGTTCGAGTCGAGCGTCTCCGCGGCGGTGGTGCTCAACAGCTATATCGGCGGCGTCAAGGTTTTCCTGGGTCCCGCGCTCGGTGCGGCGCTGATGACGTTCTTCGGCTACGCGGTGTCCGACCTGACGCGCTCGTGGCTGCTGTACCAGGGCATCGTGTTCGTGCTGGTGATGCTGTTCATGCCGGCCGGCATCTCGGGCCTGCTGACCTGGTGGGTGGCGGGCAGCAAGACTTATGGCGCGCGCCGCCTGCTGCCGATCGCCGTCGCGTTCGTCGCCGCCACGCTGCTGCTGGCGGGCGGCACCGTGTTCGGCGTCGAACTGCTGCAGCGCTTCTTCTCGCAGGACTATCGCGCGCTGGCCGCGCTCAATGGTGGCGCCGGCTGGCCGCCGATCCCGCTGTTCGGCCGCGAATGGGCGCCGCTGTCGCCGCTGACGTGGCTGCCGCCCGCGGTGCTGGTGGGCGCGGGCGCATTGCTGGCGCGCCGTGCCAGCCAGCGCTGGCAGCGGCTGCGCGAGGACGCTGACACCACGGACATCGCCGCCGGCGATGCCATCGAAGCCGGGAGGAACCCCGCATGA
- a CDS encoding branched-chain amino acid ABC transporter permease — protein MEYFIVSLLNGAIYGLLLFMVSAGLTLIFGMMGVLNFAHASFYMLGAYLAFMLQGVIGFWFAIVVSPLLVGLVGVAVERFFLRRVHHHGHAHELLLTFGLSFIIAELVKLFFGNFPVDYRVPASLDFAAFHVGASAYPFYRVFMGIVAIAMFVVIYLLLTRTRVGIVVRSAIYKPRMAEALGHNVPLVFMGVFGIGAALAGLAGAVAGAFYTTNPNMALELGVLVFVVVVVGGLGSLEGAMVASLLIGLMTALSVGVDRSLADLLALVGAGDWAREAGGLLTLKLSSLSATIPFALMLLILLCRPSGLMGEKE, from the coding sequence ATGGAATACTTCATCGTCTCGCTGCTCAACGGCGCCATCTACGGCTTGCTGCTGTTCATGGTCTCCGCCGGCCTGACGCTCATCTTCGGCATGATGGGCGTGCTCAACTTTGCCCATGCCTCGTTCTACATGCTGGGCGCCTACCTTGCCTTCATGCTGCAGGGCGTGATCGGCTTCTGGTTCGCGATCGTGGTGTCGCCGCTGCTGGTGGGGCTGGTCGGCGTGGCCGTGGAGCGCTTTTTCCTGCGCCGCGTCCATCACCACGGCCATGCGCACGAACTGCTGCTCACCTTCGGCCTGTCGTTCATCATCGCCGAGCTGGTCAAGCTGTTCTTCGGCAACTTCCCGGTCGACTACCGGGTGCCCGCGTCGCTGGATTTCGCCGCGTTCCACGTGGGCGCGTCCGCCTACCCGTTCTACCGTGTCTTCATGGGCATCGTGGCCATCGCGATGTTCGTGGTCATCTACCTGCTGCTGACCCGCACGCGCGTCGGCATCGTGGTGCGCTCGGCCATCTACAAGCCGCGCATGGCCGAGGCGCTGGGCCACAACGTGCCGCTGGTGTTCATGGGCGTGTTCGGCATCGGCGCGGCGCTGGCCGGCCTGGCCGGGGCGGTGGCGGGCGCCTTCTATACCACCAACCCCAACATGGCGCTGGAGCTGGGCGTGCTGGTCTTCGTGGTGGTGGTGGTCGGCGGGCTCGGCTCGCTGGAGGGCGCCATGGTGGCTTCGCTGCTGATCGGCCTGATGACGGCGCTGTCGGTCGGCGTGGACCGCAGCCTGGCCGACCTGCTGGCGCTGGTGGGCGCGGGCGACTGGGCCAGGGAGGCAGGCGGGCTGCTGACCCTCAAGCTGTCCAGCCTGTCGGCGACGATCCCGTTCGCGCTGATGTTGCTGATCCTGCTGTGCCGCCCGTCCGGCCTGATGGGCGAGAAGGAGTAA
- a CDS encoding branched-chain amino acid ABC transporter substrate-binding protein yields MSGSRFLSRLVACAALSLLTGAAYAAPVKIAIVETLSGPQASTGLMFRTAARYAIDKVNAAGGWNGEPLQLVEYDNQGGPAGAADKLKAAIADGVQIVVQGASSAVSGQLTEDVRKYNLRNPGKEILFLNVGGEALELTGEKCHFYHFKFATNAEIRVKALVGAMKPLNALGTRVYSINQNYSWGMDMEKAIAGDAAAGGYQVVEKTLHDVNKVQDFSPYVAKIAATKADTAMTGNWSNDLLLLMKSTKAAGLKTRFATVFLDQPGNLGNAGDVALGHYVAHPFNAEAGGAEGEKFASDFKAKAGHLPAYVEPQAVFGIEMLGQALKTVRPENGKLNITALAKSLEKATLKGPLGELSMRADDHQVLLPMVVSVVSKEARFKVDGTDMGFKPVKTFSAAEAATPPQASCKMQRPA; encoded by the coding sequence ATGAGCGGTAGCCGTTTTCTCAGTCGTCTTGTCGCATGCGCAGCCCTCTCGCTGCTGACGGGTGCCGCCTACGCGGCGCCGGTCAAGATCGCCATCGTGGAGACGCTGTCGGGCCCGCAGGCTTCGACCGGCCTGATGTTCCGCACCGCGGCGCGCTATGCGATCGACAAGGTCAATGCCGCCGGGGGCTGGAACGGCGAACCGCTGCAACTGGTGGAGTACGACAACCAGGGTGGCCCTGCCGGCGCCGCCGACAAGCTCAAGGCCGCCATTGCCGACGGCGTGCAGATCGTGGTCCAGGGCGCGTCGTCCGCGGTCTCGGGCCAGCTGACCGAGGACGTGCGCAAGTACAACCTGCGCAACCCGGGCAAGGAAATCCTGTTCCTCAATGTCGGCGGCGAAGCGCTGGAGCTGACTGGCGAGAAGTGCCACTTCTACCATTTCAAGTTCGCCACCAATGCCGAGATCCGCGTCAAGGCGCTGGTCGGCGCGATGAAGCCGCTCAACGCGCTCGGCACGCGCGTGTACTCCATCAACCAGAACTATTCCTGGGGCATGGACATGGAGAAGGCGATCGCCGGCGATGCGGCCGCGGGCGGCTACCAGGTGGTGGAGAAGACGCTGCACGACGTCAACAAGGTGCAGGATTTTTCGCCTTACGTGGCCAAGATCGCCGCGACCAAGGCCGATACCGCGATGACCGGCAACTGGTCGAACGACTTGCTGCTGCTGATGAAGTCGACCAAGGCGGCTGGCCTCAAGACCCGCTTCGCCACGGTGTTCCTGGACCAGCCGGGCAATCTCGGCAATGCCGGCGACGTGGCGCTCGGCCACTATGTCGCCCATCCGTTCAACGCGGAAGCGGGCGGTGCCGAGGGCGAGAAGTTCGCCAGCGATTTCAAGGCCAAGGCAGGGCACTTGCCCGCCTATGTCGAGCCGCAGGCGGTGTTCGGCATCGAGATGCTGGGCCAGGCCCTGAAGACGGTCAGGCCCGAGAACGGCAAGCTCAACATCACCGCGCTGGCCAAGTCGCTGGAGAAGGCCACGCTCAAGGGGCCGCTGGGTGAACTGAGCATGCGCGCCGACGACCACCAGGTGCTGTTGCCGATGGTGGTGTCGGTGGTCAGCAAGGAGGCCCGGTTCAAGGTGGACGGCACCGACATGGGCTTCAAGCCGGTGAAGACCTTCTCCGCCGCGGAAGCCGCCACGCCGCCGCAGGCCAGCTGCAAGATGCAGCGCCCGGCCTAA
- a CDS encoding FadR/GntR family transcriptional regulator, producing the protein MLKTPKRAEGTSFYPEPKHLPDEIASRLTQAIQAGEFAVGDRLPSERDLCEQFSCSRAVVREALSQLKSEGLVSSRAGSGVFVTERSQKQAFRMQDVTIDEKDSLAMVMELLVTIEVAATRFAAMRRSPEDLKRIKRALIGMEYEIANDRLGDEEDYAFHQAIVDATHNPHFRALSEHLEHGARRVIRQARSNTKAQHADLIEAVQQEHKAIYDAIAAGDPARAAEAAETHLRNAAERLNMYLKG; encoded by the coding sequence TTGCTGAAGACACCCAAGCGCGCGGAAGGGACATCGTTCTACCCGGAGCCAAAACACCTGCCTGACGAGATCGCGTCGCGGCTCACGCAAGCCATCCAGGCCGGCGAGTTCGCCGTCGGCGACCGGCTGCCCAGCGAGCGCGACCTGTGCGAGCAGTTCTCGTGCAGCCGCGCGGTGGTGCGCGAAGCCCTCTCGCAACTCAAGAGCGAGGGGCTGGTGTCGTCACGGGCCGGCAGCGGCGTGTTCGTCACCGAGCGCAGCCAGAAGCAGGCCTTCCGGATGCAGGACGTCACCATCGACGAGAAGGACTCGCTGGCCATGGTGATGGAGCTGCTGGTAACGATCGAGGTGGCGGCGACCCGGTTCGCCGCCATGCGCCGCTCGCCGGAAGACCTCAAGCGCATCAAGCGCGCGCTGATCGGCATGGAGTACGAGATCGCCAACGACCGGCTTGGCGACGAGGAAGACTATGCCTTCCACCAGGCGATCGTGGACGCCACCCACAACCCGCATTTCAGGGCCCTGTCGGAGCACCTCGAACACGGTGCGAGGCGGGTCATCCGGCAGGCGCGCAGCAACACCAAGGCGCAGCATGCCGACCTGATCGAGGCCGTGCAGCAGGAGCACAAGGCCATCTATGACGCCATCGCCGCCGGCGATCCCGCGCGCGCGGCGGAAGCCGCTGAGACCCACCTGCGCAATGCGGCGGAACGGCTGAACATGTACCTGAAGGGTTGA
- a CDS encoding ClpXP protease specificity-enhancing factor, whose product MPETSTKPYLIRAIYEWCTDNGFTPYIAVFVDANTNVPREFVKNNEIVLNVSFDATSGLDMGNEWITFSARFGGVSRKIDVPVENVLAIYARENGQGMAFPVERSLPETQAATERENNPPPKLAPVEAETPATTTDSGPDDDETPPPVPRIGGKKPALKVVK is encoded by the coding sequence ATGCCTGAAACCTCCACCAAGCCTTACCTGATCCGCGCCATTTATGAGTGGTGCACGGACAACGGCTTCACGCCGTACATCGCCGTGTTCGTCGACGCCAACACCAACGTGCCGCGCGAGTTCGTCAAGAACAACGAGATCGTGCTGAACGTGAGCTTCGACGCCACCAGCGGCCTGGATATGGGCAACGAGTGGATCACCTTCAGCGCCCGCTTCGGCGGTGTCTCGCGCAAGATCGACGTCCCCGTCGAGAACGTGCTGGCCATCTACGCCCGCGAGAACGGGCAGGGCATGGCCTTCCCGGTCGAGCGCAGCCTGCCGGAAACGCAGGCTGCCACCGAACGCGAAAACAACCCGCCGCCCAAGCTGGCGCCGGTGGAAGCCGAAACCCCGGCTACCACAACCGACTCCGGCCCGGACGACGACGAAACGCCGCCTCCGGTGCCTCGCATCGGCGGCAAGAAGCCTGCGTTGAAGGTGGTGAAGTAA
- a CDS encoding glutathione S-transferase N-terminal domain-containing protein yields MMVLYSGTTCPFSQRCRLVLFEKGMDFEIRDVDLFNKPEDISVMNPYGQVPILVERDLILYESNIINEYIDERFPHPQLMPADPVQRARARLFLFNFEKELFTHVYTLENEKGKAAEKNHERARAAIRDRLTQLAPIFVKNKYMLGEEFSMLDVAIAPLLWRLDHYGIELSKNAAPLLKYAERIFSRPAYIEALTPSEKVMRR; encoded by the coding sequence ATGATGGTGTTGTATTCGGGTACGACTTGCCCGTTTTCCCAACGTTGCCGCCTTGTCCTGTTCGAAAAGGGCATGGATTTTGAAATCCGCGACGTCGACCTGTTCAACAAGCCCGAAGATATTTCGGTGATGAACCCCTACGGCCAGGTGCCCATCCTGGTCGAGCGCGACCTCATCCTGTATGAGTCGAACATCATCAACGAATACATCGACGAGCGCTTCCCGCATCCCCAGCTGATGCCGGCCGATCCGGTCCAGCGCGCCCGCGCCCGACTGTTCCTGTTCAACTTCGAAAAGGAACTGTTCACGCACGTGTACACGCTCGAGAACGAAAAAGGCAAGGCTGCGGAGAAGAACCACGAACGCGCCCGCGCCGCGATCCGCGACCGTTTGACGCAGCTCGCGCCGATCTTCGTCAAGAACAAGTACATGCTGGGCGAAGAATTCTCGATGCTCGACGTCGCCATCGCGCCGCTGCTGTGGCGCCTGGACCACTACGGCATCGAACTGTCGAAGAACGCCGCACCGCTGCTGAAGTATGCTGAACGCATTTTCAGCCGTCCCGCGTACATCGAAGCGCTCACCCCTTCCGAGAAGGTGATGCGCCGCTAA
- a CDS encoding cytochrome c1, giving the protein MKKLLSIIALAGACFTGAPAMAAEGSFPLEPAPVNTADLSSLQRGAKLFVNYCLNCHGASMMRYNRLKDIGLTDDQIRQNLLFTADKVGETMTIAMQPKEAKAFFGAQPPDLSVIARARGDDWLYTYLRTFYRDDSRATGWNNLVFPSVGMPHVLWELQGQRAAKFTEVEEHGEKVHKFAGFEQLSPGKMSKVEYDQATADLVSFLDWMAEPAQNHRKRLGVWVLLFLGMFTVFAWRLNAAYWKDVK; this is encoded by the coding sequence ATGAAAAAGCTGCTTTCGATCATCGCGCTGGCCGGCGCCTGCTTTACCGGCGCGCCCGCCATGGCTGCAGAGGGAAGCTTCCCGCTGGAGCCGGCACCGGTGAACACTGCCGACCTGTCGTCGCTGCAGCGCGGCGCCAAGCTGTTCGTCAACTACTGCCTGAACTGCCACGGCGCTTCGATGATGCGCTACAACCGGCTCAAGGACATTGGCCTCACTGACGACCAGATCCGCCAGAACCTGCTGTTCACCGCGGACAAGGTTGGCGAGACCATGACCATCGCCATGCAGCCGAAGGAAGCCAAGGCCTTCTTCGGTGCGCAGCCGCCGGACCTGTCGGTGATTGCGCGTGCGCGCGGTGACGACTGGCTCTATACCTACCTGCGCACCTTCTACCGCGACGACAGCCGCGCCACCGGCTGGAACAACCTGGTGTTCCCGAGCGTCGGCATGCCGCACGTGCTGTGGGAACTGCAGGGCCAGCGCGCCGCCAAGTTCACGGAAGTGGAAGAGCATGGCGAGAAGGTGCACAAGTTCGCCGGCTTCGAGCAACTGAGTCCGGGCAAGATGAGCAAGGTCGAATATGACCAGGCCACCGCAGACCTGGTCAGCTTCCTGGACTGGATGGCGGAGCCCGCGCAGAACCACCGCAAGCGCCTTGGCGTGTGGGTGCTGCTGTTCCTGGGCATGTTCACCGTCTTTGCGTGGCGCCTGAACGCGGCCTACTGGAAGGATGTGAAGTAA